A genomic segment from Gadus morhua chromosome 4, gadMor3.0, whole genome shotgun sequence encodes:
- the LOC115542367 gene encoding cell surface A33 antigen-like isoform X4, translating to MEILFLLLGFLFFVKGCAGHTLYGEVGGTVVFPCKSTRENIKFIYFQGGPDLTDFIIGYHNKKNLTGPKRLHTKLSLENKTVTFWNLTVLDEGTYKCLVGYEVGGGNTDDTTTRLILIEPPPTPSIKIQPLCDVSCALRCTADTQDLGPVSYEWKEDEGEWTNGDELKNISRSDTPEKFFCRLRTRVRTSDTSLAMENPLYKPPGPAEGSYEGAGMNIGIIIAILCILCIVALLAVIALVKCFCNQQRPQSVPQADPVPATEEVAVAEELEMETCR from the exons ATGGAgattctatttttattgctgGGATTTCTCTTCTTTGTCAAAG GTTGTGCTGGCCATACTCTTTATGGAGAGGTCGGAGGGACGGTCGTATTTCCATGCAAGTCAACTAGGGAGAACATCAAGTTTATTTACTTTCAAGGAGGCCCAGATTTGACTGATTTTATAATTGGATATCATAACAAGAAGAACCTCACTGGGCCCAAAAGACTTCACACCAAATTAAGCCTTGAAAATAAAACGGTAACCTTTTGGAATCTAACCGTCTTAGACGAAGGGACATACAAATGCCTCGTAGGCTATGAGGTCGGCGGTGGAAATACTGATGACACTACAACAAGACTCATCCTAATTG AGCCCCCCCCGACGCCCAGTATAAAGATCCAGCCGCTGTGTGACGTCAGTTGTGCTCTGAGGTGTACCGCGGACACCCAGGATCTGGGACCGGTCTCCTACGAATGGAAGGAAGACGAAGGCGAGTGGACCAATGGTGACGAGCTGAAGAATATCAGCAGATCTGATACCCCTGAGAAGTTCTTCTGCAGGCTGAGGACCCGTGTGAGGACCAGCGACACCAGCCTGGCCATGGAAAATCCACTCTATAAACCACCAGGTCCCGCTGAAGGGTCGTATGAAG GTGCTGGGATGAATATCGGAATAATTATTGCCATATTATGCATATTATGCATTGTTGCTCTATTGGCAGTAATTGCTCTGGTGAAGTGTT TTTGTAACCAGCAACGACCCCAATCAGTCCCACAAGCCGATCCAGTACCAGCAACCGAAGAAGTCGCAG tCGCTGAGGAATTGGAGATGGAAACATGTAGGTAG
- the LOC115542367 gene encoding uncharacterized protein LOC115542367 isoform X1, with amino-acid sequence MEILFLLLGFLFFVKGCAGHTLYGEVGGTVVFPCKSTRENIKFIYFQGGPDLTDFIIGYHNKKNLTGPKRLHTKLSLENKTVTFWNLTVLDEGTYKCLVGYEVGGGNTDDTTTRLILIEPPPTPSIKIQPLCDVSCALRCTADTQDLGPVSYEWKEDEGEWTNGDELKNISRSDTPEKFFCRLRTRVRTSDTSLAMENPLYKPPGPAEGSYEGAGMNIGIIIAILCILCIVALLAVIALVKCCPSHPLSMLILGNDFLRRLIFCNQQRPQSVPQADPVPATEEVAGPMGSTGRGVTSPLFISRFKTILYLHHR; translated from the exons ATGGAgattctatttttattgctgGGATTTCTCTTCTTTGTCAAAG GTTGTGCTGGCCATACTCTTTATGGAGAGGTCGGAGGGACGGTCGTATTTCCATGCAAGTCAACTAGGGAGAACATCAAGTTTATTTACTTTCAAGGAGGCCCAGATTTGACTGATTTTATAATTGGATATCATAACAAGAAGAACCTCACTGGGCCCAAAAGACTTCACACCAAATTAAGCCTTGAAAATAAAACGGTAACCTTTTGGAATCTAACCGTCTTAGACGAAGGGACATACAAATGCCTCGTAGGCTATGAGGTCGGCGGTGGAAATACTGATGACACTACAACAAGACTCATCCTAATTG AGCCCCCCCCGACGCCCAGTATAAAGATCCAGCCGCTGTGTGACGTCAGTTGTGCTCTGAGGTGTACCGCGGACACCCAGGATCTGGGACCGGTCTCCTACGAATGGAAGGAAGACGAAGGCGAGTGGACCAATGGTGACGAGCTGAAGAATATCAGCAGATCTGATACCCCTGAGAAGTTCTTCTGCAGGCTGAGGACCCGTGTGAGGACCAGCGACACCAGCCTGGCCATGGAAAATCCACTCTATAAACCACCAGGTCCCGCTGAAGGGTCGTATGAAG GTGCTGGGATGAATATCGGAATAATTATTGCCATATTATGCATATTATGCATTGTTGCTCTATTGGCAGTAATTGCTCTGGTGAAGTGTT GTCCGAGCCATCCACTTTCTATGTTAATCCTCGGGAATGATTTTCTGAGGAGACTCATAT TTTGTAACCAGCAACGACCCCAATCAGTCCCACAAGCCGATCCAGTACCAGCAACCGAAGAAGTCGCAG gtcccatgggctctactggaaggggcgtgacttcgccactctttATAAGCCGTTTCAAAACAATCCTTTATTTACATCACAGGTGA
- the LOC115542367 gene encoding uncharacterized protein LOC115542367 isoform X2 → MEILFLLLGFLFFVKGCAGHTLYGEVGGTVVFPCKSTRENIKFIYFQGGPDLTDFIIGYHNKKNLTGPKRLHTKLSLENKTVTFWNLTVLDEGTYKCLVGYEVGGGNTDDTTTRLILIEPPPTPSIKIQPLCDVSCALRCTADTQDLGPVSYEWKEDEGEWTNGDELKNISRSDTPEKFFCRLRTRVRTSDTSLAMENPLYKPPGPAEGSYEGAGMNIGIIIAILCILCIVALLAVIALVKCCPSHPLSMLILGNDFLRRLIFCNQQRPQSVPQADPVPATEEVAVAEELEMETCR, encoded by the exons ATGGAgattctatttttattgctgGGATTTCTCTTCTTTGTCAAAG GTTGTGCTGGCCATACTCTTTATGGAGAGGTCGGAGGGACGGTCGTATTTCCATGCAAGTCAACTAGGGAGAACATCAAGTTTATTTACTTTCAAGGAGGCCCAGATTTGACTGATTTTATAATTGGATATCATAACAAGAAGAACCTCACTGGGCCCAAAAGACTTCACACCAAATTAAGCCTTGAAAATAAAACGGTAACCTTTTGGAATCTAACCGTCTTAGACGAAGGGACATACAAATGCCTCGTAGGCTATGAGGTCGGCGGTGGAAATACTGATGACACTACAACAAGACTCATCCTAATTG AGCCCCCCCCGACGCCCAGTATAAAGATCCAGCCGCTGTGTGACGTCAGTTGTGCTCTGAGGTGTACCGCGGACACCCAGGATCTGGGACCGGTCTCCTACGAATGGAAGGAAGACGAAGGCGAGTGGACCAATGGTGACGAGCTGAAGAATATCAGCAGATCTGATACCCCTGAGAAGTTCTTCTGCAGGCTGAGGACCCGTGTGAGGACCAGCGACACCAGCCTGGCCATGGAAAATCCACTCTATAAACCACCAGGTCCCGCTGAAGGGTCGTATGAAG GTGCTGGGATGAATATCGGAATAATTATTGCCATATTATGCATATTATGCATTGTTGCTCTATTGGCAGTAATTGCTCTGGTGAAGTGTT GTCCGAGCCATCCACTTTCTATGTTAATCCTCGGGAATGATTTTCTGAGGAGACTCATAT TTTGTAACCAGCAACGACCCCAATCAGTCCCACAAGCCGATCCAGTACCAGCAACCGAAGAAGTCGCAG tCGCTGAGGAATTGGAGATGGAAACATGTAGGTAG
- the LOC115542367 gene encoding uncharacterized protein LOC115542367 isoform X3, with protein sequence MEILFLLLGFLFFVKGCAGHTLYGEVGGTVVFPCKSTRENIKFIYFQGGPDLTDFIIGYHNKKNLTGPKRLHTKLSLENKTVTFWNLTVLDEGTYKCLVGYEVGGGNTDDTTTRLILIEPPPTPSIKIQPLCDVSCALRCTADTQDLGPVSYEWKEDEGEWTNGDELKNISRSDTPEKFFCRLRTRVRTSDTSLAMENPLYKPPGPAEGSYEGAGMNIGIIIAILCILCIVALLAVIALVKCFCNQQRPQSVPQADPVPATEEVAGPMGSTGRGVTSPLFISRFKTILYLHHR encoded by the exons ATGGAgattctatttttattgctgGGATTTCTCTTCTTTGTCAAAG GTTGTGCTGGCCATACTCTTTATGGAGAGGTCGGAGGGACGGTCGTATTTCCATGCAAGTCAACTAGGGAGAACATCAAGTTTATTTACTTTCAAGGAGGCCCAGATTTGACTGATTTTATAATTGGATATCATAACAAGAAGAACCTCACTGGGCCCAAAAGACTTCACACCAAATTAAGCCTTGAAAATAAAACGGTAACCTTTTGGAATCTAACCGTCTTAGACGAAGGGACATACAAATGCCTCGTAGGCTATGAGGTCGGCGGTGGAAATACTGATGACACTACAACAAGACTCATCCTAATTG AGCCCCCCCCGACGCCCAGTATAAAGATCCAGCCGCTGTGTGACGTCAGTTGTGCTCTGAGGTGTACCGCGGACACCCAGGATCTGGGACCGGTCTCCTACGAATGGAAGGAAGACGAAGGCGAGTGGACCAATGGTGACGAGCTGAAGAATATCAGCAGATCTGATACCCCTGAGAAGTTCTTCTGCAGGCTGAGGACCCGTGTGAGGACCAGCGACACCAGCCTGGCCATGGAAAATCCACTCTATAAACCACCAGGTCCCGCTGAAGGGTCGTATGAAG GTGCTGGGATGAATATCGGAATAATTATTGCCATATTATGCATATTATGCATTGTTGCTCTATTGGCAGTAATTGCTCTGGTGAAGTGTT TTTGTAACCAGCAACGACCCCAATCAGTCCCACAAGCCGATCCAGTACCAGCAACCGAAGAAGTCGCAG gtcccatgggctctactggaaggggcgtgacttcgccactctttATAAGCCGTTTCAAAACAATCCTTTATTTACATCACAGGTGA